The following are encoded together in the Dermacoccus nishinomiyaensis genome:
- the rpmB gene encoding 50S ribosomal protein L28, which yields MAATCDVCGKGPGFGHNISHSNRRTKRRWNPNIQRVRALVGEAGVTPKRLNVCTSCLKAGKVKR from the coding sequence GTGGCTGCCACCTGCGACGTCTGCGGCAAGGGACCGGGCTTCGGTCACAACATCTCGCACTCCAACCGCCGCACGAAGCGTCGTTGGAACCCGAACATCCAGCGCGTTCGCGCCCTGGTCGGCGAGGCTGGCGTGACCCCGAAGCGTCTCAACGTCTGCACCTCCTGCCTCAAGGCAGGCAAGGTCAAGCGCTGA
- a CDS encoding sodium:solute symporter family protein: MDSSALRLDAGPVDYVLIALYFVFVLGIGLLARRQVSSSIDFFMSGRSLPAWVTGLAFISANLGAVEIMGMSASGAKMGMPTFHYYWIGAIPAMLFLAIVMMPFYYGSGVRSVPEFMKRRFGTGAHLVNAISFALAQVLIAGVNLFLLAKIVNMLLGWDMTVSTIVAAVIVLSYITLGGLSAAIYNEVLQFFVIVAALLPLTLAALHKVGGWDGLQAKMKAAGTDGELSSWPGNSLTGFTDSVWSVIGIVFGLGFVLSFGYWTTNFVEVQRVMASKDMNSARRAPIIGTFPKMFIPFIIIIPGIIAGALVPEIAKAKASGGNPDYNNSLLYLMSDLLPNGLLGVAIAGMLAAFMAGMAANISAFNTVFSYDIWQEYVVKDRDDAYYIKIGRIMTVVATIIAIGTSLLARSYSNAMDYLQTLFGFFNAPLFATFILGMFWKRMTPTAGWAGLVSGTVGALVVAILSENALGDLSQDVIHIGGQGASFVAAGTAFVVDIVVSVIVSLMTQPKPAESLRGLVYSETPKEDFEEDTNTSFFKSPTKLAGLSLLLVIILNVVFH, from the coding sequence ATGGATTCCTCAGCTCTGCGCCTCGACGCAGGGCCGGTCGACTACGTGCTCATCGCGTTGTACTTCGTGTTCGTGCTCGGCATCGGCCTGTTGGCCCGCCGACAGGTGAGCTCCAGCATCGACTTCTTCATGTCCGGCCGATCCCTGCCCGCCTGGGTCACCGGCCTCGCCTTCATCTCCGCGAACCTCGGTGCGGTGGAGATCATGGGCATGTCCGCGTCGGGCGCCAAGATGGGCATGCCAACGTTCCACTACTACTGGATCGGCGCGATCCCGGCGATGTTGTTCCTCGCCATCGTCATGATGCCGTTCTACTATGGCTCGGGCGTGCGCTCGGTGCCTGAGTTCATGAAGCGTCGCTTCGGCACGGGCGCCCACCTCGTCAACGCGATCTCGTTCGCGCTCGCGCAGGTGCTCATCGCCGGCGTCAACCTGTTCCTGCTCGCCAAGATCGTCAACATGCTGCTCGGCTGGGACATGACGGTCTCGACGATCGTCGCCGCTGTCATCGTCCTCAGCTACATCACCCTCGGTGGCCTCTCGGCCGCGATCTACAACGAGGTGCTGCAGTTCTTCGTCATCGTGGCGGCGCTGCTGCCGTTGACGCTCGCCGCCCTGCACAAGGTCGGCGGTTGGGACGGGCTGCAGGCCAAGATGAAGGCCGCGGGCACGGACGGCGAGCTGTCGTCGTGGCCGGGCAACTCGCTGACCGGCTTCACCGATTCGGTGTGGTCCGTCATCGGCATCGTCTTCGGTCTCGGCTTCGTGCTGTCGTTCGGTTACTGGACGACGAACTTCGTCGAGGTGCAGCGCGTCATGGCCTCGAAGGACATGAACTCCGCGCGTCGCGCGCCGATCATCGGCACGTTCCCGAAGATGTTCATCCCGTTCATCATCATCATCCCGGGCATCATCGCCGGCGCGCTCGTGCCGGAGATCGCGAAGGCGAAGGCCAGCGGCGGCAACCCGGACTACAACAACTCCCTGCTGTACCTCATGAGCGACCTGCTGCCGAACGGTCTTCTCGGTGTGGCCATCGCGGGCATGCTCGCCGCGTTCATGGCCGGCATGGCCGCGAACATCTCGGCGTTCAACACGGTGTTCAGCTACGACATCTGGCAGGAGTACGTCGTCAAGGATCGTGACGACGCGTACTACATCAAGATCGGCCGCATCATGACAGTCGTCGCGACGATCATCGCGATCGGCACGTCCCTCCTGGCGCGAAGCTACTCGAACGCGATGGACTACCTGCAGACGCTGTTCGGCTTCTTCAACGCGCCGCTGTTCGCGACGTTCATCCTCGGCATGTTCTGGAAGCGCATGACGCCGACGGCCGGCTGGGCCGGCCTCGTCTCCGGTACGGTCGGCGCGCTCGTCGTCGCCATCCTGTCGGAGAACGCGCTCGGCGATCTGTCGCAGGACGTCATCCACATCGGTGGTCAGGGCGCGTCGTTCGTCGCGGCCGGTACGGCGTTCGTCGTCGACATCGTCGTAAGCGTCATCGTCAGTCTCATGACGCAGCCGAAACCGGCGGAGAGCCTGCGCGGTCTCGTCTACAGCGAGACGCCGAAGGAGGACTTCGAGGAAGACACGAACACGTCGTTCTTCAAGTCGCCGACGAAGCTCGCGGGCCTGTCGCTGCTGCTCGTCATCATCCTCAACGTCGTCTTCCACTAA
- a CDS encoding thiamine-phosphate kinase gives MTDLATPSWLRPTWTPRVGGDAATVADVGEACVLAAITPHLAAADAEIGPGDDAAVLPLATGRTVVTTDSMVLDLDWRDDWSSAHDVGVKVIAQNLADVVAMGARPTGVVVALATEERTRVDWLVELTDGMADELRRAGCGSLGGDLSGAPAGTAVITVTALGELAPGAPALTRSAARPGQVVVVSDRLGRSQAGLLVLSGEVAWPPRDAGATARRDPGPSVADEFPYADADANQALRTCADDRQAPPTDGEAASRAAVGAGPPAAANGAAEAVARECVTFHRAPRPRYAGDEAVSAGIGVAMDVSDGLGRDAARLAAASGVGIELDRAALERMAAPLRPLLGNRALDCVLASGEEHALLGTCDADAVPPGWHVIGRVVAPAASTSGRRAAVTLDSVDVVERGWSHYERARPPSSD, from the coding sequence GTGACCGACCTCGCGACCCCCTCGTGGCTCAGACCGACCTGGACACCGCGGGTCGGCGGCGACGCGGCGACCGTCGCCGACGTCGGGGAGGCCTGCGTGCTCGCGGCGATCACCCCCCACCTCGCGGCGGCCGACGCCGAGATCGGGCCCGGTGACGACGCGGCCGTCCTGCCCCTCGCGACGGGCCGTACCGTCGTCACGACCGACTCGATGGTGCTCGATCTCGACTGGCGCGACGACTGGTCGAGCGCCCACGACGTCGGGGTCAAGGTGATCGCCCAGAACCTCGCCGACGTCGTCGCGATGGGCGCGCGGCCCACCGGCGTCGTCGTGGCGCTCGCGACGGAGGAGCGCACGCGTGTCGACTGGCTCGTCGAGCTCACCGACGGCATGGCTGACGAACTGCGTCGCGCGGGTTGCGGATCCCTCGGCGGCGACCTGTCGGGCGCGCCCGCAGGCACCGCCGTCATCACCGTCACCGCGCTCGGCGAACTCGCCCCCGGCGCGCCGGCGCTGACACGCTCCGCCGCCCGGCCCGGCCAGGTGGTCGTGGTCTCCGACCGGCTGGGACGCTCGCAAGCCGGTCTGCTCGTTCTCAGCGGCGAGGTGGCCTGGCCGCCACGAGATGCGGGGGCGACGGCCCGTCGTGATCCCGGCCCGTCCGTCGCTGACGAATTTCCCTACGCAGACGCAGACGCGAACCAAGCGCTCCGCACATGCGCAGACGATCGCCAAGCGCCCCCCACAGACGGCGAGGCCGCGTCCCGCGCAGCCGTGGGTGCAGGGCCCCCCGCAGCCGCGAACGGGGCGGCCGAAGCCGTCGCACGCGAGTGTGTGACGTTCCATCGCGCACCCCGGCCGCGTTATGCAGGCGACGAGGCCGTGAGCGCGGGGATCGGCGTCGCGATGGACGTCTCCGACGGGTTGGGGCGGGACGCGGCGCGTCTGGCCGCGGCGTCCGGCGTCGGCATCGAACTCGATCGCGCCGCGCTGGAACGCATGGCGGCGCCGCTGCGGCCGCTGCTGGGGAATCGAGCGCTCGACTGCGTCCTCGCGAGCGGCGAGGAGCACGCGCTGCTCGGCACCTGCGACGCCGACGCGGTGCCGCCGGGCTGGCACGTCATCGGTCGCGTCGTCGCACCCGCAGCAAGCACGTCCGGCCGGCGGGCCGCGGTGACGCTCGACAGCGTCGACGTCGTCGAACGCGGCTGGTCGCACTACGAACGGGCGCGCCCCCCGTCGTCCGACTGA
- a CDS encoding ISL3 family transposase, producing the protein MPDATFTDPDLTMFCRLNELGLEATGQRLEPAGAVLACRVVEPDRWCRRCGCEGTARGTVVRRLAHEPLGWRPTTLKVTVRRYRCTGCGHVWRHTRKGDKYVTAIIDLTPIRDRSGPARLLDMVEGRSKRVFKEWLAARPQAWREAIEVVAMDGFTGFKSATAEELPDAAAVMDPFHVVRLAGDALDQCRRRVQQELHGHRGRKDDPLYRARRTLHTGAGLLTDKQQTRLQELFVLEEHVPVEATWGIYQRMIAAYREKDRSLGRAAMEALIEAVSQDVPAGLDELRKLGRTLKARATDVLTYFERPGTSNGPTEAINGRLEHLRGSALGFRNLTNYIARSLLESGGFRPQLHPHL; encoded by the coding sequence GTGCCTGACGCTACCTTCACCGACCCTGACCTGACCATGTTCTGCCGCTTGAATGAGCTCGGCCTTGAGGCCACCGGTCAGCGCCTCGAGCCCGCCGGTGCGGTCCTGGCCTGTCGAGTCGTCGAACCCGACCGCTGGTGCCGACGCTGTGGCTGTGAAGGAACCGCGCGCGGCACGGTTGTCCGCCGGCTGGCCCACGAGCCGTTGGGGTGGCGTCCGACGACGTTGAAGGTCACGGTCCGCCGCTACCGGTGCACCGGCTGCGGCCACGTCTGGCGGCACACACGCAAAGGCGACAAATACGTGACCGCGATCATCGACCTGACCCCGATCCGCGACCGCAGCGGCCCAGCACGACTGCTGGACATGGTCGAGGGCCGCTCCAAGCGAGTCTTCAAGGAGTGGCTCGCCGCTCGCCCTCAGGCATGGCGTGAGGCCATCGAAGTCGTCGCGATGGATGGCTTCACCGGGTTCAAGAGCGCCACCGCCGAGGAACTGCCCGACGCGGCTGCGGTGATGGATCCCTTCCACGTCGTGCGCCTTGCCGGTGATGCCCTCGACCAGTGCCGACGCCGAGTCCAGCAGGAACTGCACGGGCACCGCGGCCGCAAAGACGACCCGCTCTACCGTGCGCGTAGAACGTTGCACACCGGCGCGGGCCTGCTCACCGACAAGCAGCAGACCCGCCTGCAGGAGCTGTTCGTGCTCGAGGAGCACGTGCCCGTCGAGGCGACCTGGGGGATCTACCAGCGGATGATCGCGGCCTACCGCGAGAAGGACCGATCCCTCGGCCGCGCGGCGATGGAGGCGCTCATCGAAGCCGTCAGCCAAGACGTCCCCGCCGGGCTGGACGAGTTGCGCAAGCTCGGTCGGACCCTGAAGGCTCGCGCCACCGACGTGCTGACCTACTTCGAGCGGCCTGGCACCAGCAATGGCCCCACAGAGGCGATCAACGGACGCCTGGAGCACCTGCGCGGCTCGGCCCTGGGCTTCCGCAACCTGACCAACTACATCGCCAGATCCCTGCTCGAGTCCGGCGGATTCAGACCTCAACTACACCCTCATCTGTGA
- a CDS encoding DUF3515 family protein, with protein sequence MSARVALTLAGAATLALTACGDSPVAAKPAAQASSSECAAVAKSWPKTVSGLDSYPDSADSPTVHAWGKNADDVLIARCGVTSPGPTSDACFSANDVDWVQIPVSGGTRYVTYGREPAIEVLVPSSANLDGTLLAAFAPAAKKIAQGPHRCS encoded by the coding sequence ATGTCAGCACGCGTCGCTCTCACTCTCGCTGGTGCCGCAACGCTGGCGCTCACCGCATGCGGTGACTCGCCCGTCGCTGCGAAGCCTGCTGCGCAGGCGTCATCGTCCGAGTGCGCGGCTGTCGCGAAATCGTGGCCGAAGACGGTCTCGGGGCTCGATTCCTACCCCGACTCGGCCGACTCGCCGACCGTCCACGCCTGGGGCAAGAACGCTGACGACGTCCTCATCGCGCGCTGCGGCGTCACCTCACCCGGCCCGACGAGCGACGCCTGCTTCTCCGCGAACGACGTCGACTGGGTGCAGATCCCGGTCTCGGGCGGCACGCGGTACGTCACCTACGGTCGTGAGCCGGCGATCGAGGTGCTCGTCCCGTCGTCGGCGAACCTCGACGGCACGCTGCTCGCCGCGTTCGCCCCCGCGGCGAAGAAGATCGCTCAGGGTCCACACCGCTGTTCCTGA
- a CDS encoding D-alanine--D-alanine ligase family protein, with translation MSTSQPRTRVAVVFGGRSSEHAISCATAAGVLAAIDRERYDVVPIGISKAGQWVLMPDDPSALAIQGKKLPEVTNDAGREVVIAPSPDQHDILVLDAGQTPQALTSVDVVLPLLHGPFGEDGTLQGLLELADLRYVGSGVTASAVMMDKHMMKIVFEAAGLPVGPYVVITDKQWRRDKDAAMASLTPLRYPVFVKPARAGSSVGISKVDSRDQLEAAIELARESDPKVVIEAGIVGREVECGVLEGHGSDLPRASELGEIEEIGEHAFYDFEAKYLNDDGLRLACPADVSAEDTARIKELSIKAFDAAGCEGLARVDWFYTADGTLFLNEINTLPGFTPVSMFPAVWRESGLDYTDLITDLIELARERKTGLR, from the coding sequence ATGAGCACTTCGCAGCCCCGCACCCGCGTCGCCGTCGTCTTCGGTGGGCGCTCCTCCGAGCACGCCATCTCGTGCGCCACCGCCGCCGGCGTTCTCGCCGCGATCGACCGTGAGCGCTACGACGTCGTGCCGATCGGCATCAGCAAGGCCGGCCAGTGGGTGCTCATGCCCGACGACCCGTCGGCGCTCGCGATCCAGGGCAAGAAGCTGCCGGAGGTGACGAACGACGCCGGCCGCGAGGTCGTCATCGCGCCGTCGCCCGACCAGCACGACATCCTCGTGCTCGATGCGGGGCAGACCCCGCAGGCACTGACGTCCGTCGACGTCGTCCTGCCGCTGCTGCACGGGCCGTTCGGTGAGGACGGCACCCTGCAGGGCCTGCTCGAACTCGCCGACCTGCGCTACGTCGGCTCGGGCGTCACGGCGTCGGCCGTCATGATGGACAAGCACATGATGAAGATCGTGTTCGAGGCCGCCGGGCTGCCCGTCGGCCCCTACGTCGTCATCACCGACAAGCAGTGGCGCCGCGACAAGGACGCCGCGATGGCCAGCCTCACACCGCTGCGCTACCCCGTCTTCGTCAAACCGGCACGCGCGGGTTCGTCGGTCGGCATCTCGAAGGTCGATTCGCGCGACCAGCTCGAGGCCGCCATCGAACTGGCGCGCGAGAGCGACCCGAAGGTTGTCATCGAGGCCGGCATCGTGGGCCGCGAGGTCGAATGCGGTGTGCTCGAAGGCCACGGCAGCGACCTGCCGCGCGCGTCCGAACTCGGTGAGATCGAGGAGATCGGCGAGCACGCCTTCTACGACTTCGAGGCCAAGTATCTCAACGACGACGGGCTGCGCCTCGCGTGCCCCGCCGATGTCAGCGCCGAGGACACCGCGCGCATCAAGGAGCTGTCGATCAAGGCGTTCGACGCCGCCGGCTGCGAGGGCCTCGCGCGCGTCGACTGGTTCTACACCGCCGACGGCACGCTCTTCCTCAACGAGATCAACACCCTGCCCGGCTTCACGCCCGTGTCGATGTTCCCGGCCGTGTGGCGCGAGAGCGGCCTCGACTACACCGACCTCATCACCGACCTGATCGAGTTGGCGCGCGAGCGCAAGACCGGTCTGCGCTGA
- a CDS encoding trans-sulfuration enzyme family protein — MVAHADRPARPLAAATRLVGGGRPARAPGASVSPELTLTSTYVAGADLNYARVGNPTWSAFETTLASLEGDASTTALAFASGMGAISAALSLLPHGGGRVIAPRHFYNGTSAVLDTWHEAGRAHLTRVDLADDGALDAALAAGCDLVWVESPSNPMLETCDVAAVTRRAHAAGALVVEDNTFNTPLGRRPLDDGVDVVVHSVTKYLAGHSDVLLGAAVTNDADLAARLLTARTLGGAIPGPQETWLALRGMRTLHLRWERACANAATLAARLREHDDVARVRHPGTGAMIALELRGDADAARAVEQLVEVWLPATSLGGVESMLERRRRHALEPASVPENLLRLSVGVEDVEDLWTDLDDALRRAHAASAD, encoded by the coding sequence ATGGTTGCGCACGCCGATCGTCCCGCCCGCCCGCTCGCTGCTGCGACGCGCCTCGTCGGCGGTGGACGCCCTGCCCGCGCGCCGGGCGCGAGCGTCAGCCCGGAGCTCACGCTCACCTCGACCTACGTGGCCGGCGCCGACCTCAACTACGCGCGGGTCGGCAACCCGACGTGGAGCGCGTTCGAGACGACCCTTGCCTCCCTCGAAGGTGACGCCTCGACGACCGCGCTCGCCTTTGCCAGCGGCATGGGCGCCATCTCGGCCGCGCTGTCCCTCCTGCCGCACGGCGGCGGCCGTGTCATCGCGCCGCGACACTTCTACAACGGCACCTCCGCCGTCCTCGACACCTGGCACGAGGCCGGCCGCGCGCACCTCACGCGCGTCGACCTCGCCGACGACGGCGCCCTCGACGCCGCCCTAGCTGCCGGGTGCGATCTCGTCTGGGTCGAGTCGCCGAGCAACCCGATGCTCGAGACGTGCGACGTCGCCGCCGTGACGCGCCGCGCCCACGCGGCGGGCGCGCTCGTCGTCGAGGACAACACGTTCAACACGCCGCTCGGGCGCCGCCCCCTCGACGACGGCGTCGACGTCGTCGTGCATTCGGTGACGAAGTACCTCGCGGGCCACAGCGACGTCCTGCTGGGCGCGGCGGTGACGAACGACGCCGACCTCGCCGCGCGGCTGCTCACAGCACGCACGCTGGGCGGCGCCATCCCCGGCCCGCAGGAGACGTGGCTCGCGCTGCGAGGCATGCGGACGCTGCACCTGCGCTGGGAGCGCGCCTGCGCGAACGCGGCGACGCTCGCTGCGAGATTGCGCGAGCACGACGACGTCGCGCGCGTGCGCCACCCGGGAACGGGCGCAATGATCGCGCTCGAACTGCGCGGTGACGCAGACGCCGCACGCGCCGTCGAACAGCTCGTCGAGGTGTGGTTGCCCGCCACGAGCCTCGGTGGCGTCGAGTCGATGCTGGAGCGCCGCCGTCGACATGCGCTCGAACCGGCCAGTGTTCCGGAGAACCTGCTGCGTCTGTCGGTCGGGGTCGAGGACGTCGAGGATCTGTGGACGGACCTCGACGACGCCCTGCGCCGGGCGCACGCCGCGTCAGCCGACTGA
- a CDS encoding NAD(P)H-dependent glycerol-3-phosphate dehydrogenase — protein sequence MTRAAIMGAGSWGTAFAAVMADAGTDVTLWARRAEAADAINTERRNVAYLPELQLDERISATADAAQALEGADLVVLAVPSQSLRGNLEQWRDVLPQGAPLVSLMKGIELGTHLRMSDVIAEVAGVPLAQVAVVSGPNLAKEIAQKQPAAAVVAAPHHGLRAKVAEACAAPYFRPYTNADVVGTEIAGAVKNVIALAVGMAHGLGLGENTTATLLTRGLAETARLGAALGADPQTFLGLAGVGDMAATCSSRLSRNHAFGLALGEGQTLEEVTAQVSQTAEGVKSCRSIVELARSVDVDMPICDGVHAILYEGWGPQEMVRALMSRSRKSERV from the coding sequence ATGACACGCGCCGCAATCATGGGGGCCGGAAGCTGGGGCACGGCGTTCGCCGCCGTCATGGCCGACGCAGGCACCGACGTCACGCTGTGGGCGCGCCGTGCGGAGGCTGCTGACGCGATCAACACCGAGCGCCGCAACGTCGCCTACCTGCCCGAGCTGCAGCTCGACGAGCGCATCAGCGCGACGGCGGACGCCGCGCAGGCGCTCGAGGGCGCCGACCTCGTCGTCCTCGCCGTCCCGTCGCAGTCGCTGCGCGGCAACCTCGAGCAGTGGCGCGACGTGCTGCCGCAGGGCGCGCCGCTCGTGTCGCTCATGAAGGGCATCGAACTCGGCACGCACCTGCGGATGAGCGACGTCATCGCGGAGGTCGCCGGCGTGCCGCTCGCGCAGGTCGCCGTCGTCTCCGGGCCGAACCTCGCGAAGGAGATCGCGCAGAAGCAGCCGGCCGCCGCCGTCGTCGCAGCGCCGCATCACGGGCTGCGCGCCAAGGTGGCAGAGGCCTGCGCCGCCCCGTACTTCCGCCCCTACACGAACGCGGACGTCGTCGGCACGGAGATCGCGGGCGCGGTGAAGAACGTCATCGCGCTCGCCGTCGGCATGGCCCATGGCCTGGGCCTCGGCGAGAACACGACGGCGACGCTCCTGACGCGCGGTCTCGCGGAGACGGCCCGCCTCGGTGCGGCGCTCGGCGCCGACCCGCAGACGTTCCTCGGTCTCGCCGGTGTGGGCGACATGGCCGCGACGTGCAGTTCGCGCCTGTCGCGCAACCATGCCTTCGGGCTGGCCCTCGGCGAGGGGCAGACGCTCGAAGAGGTGACCGCACAGGTCAGCCAGACGGCCGAGGGCGTCAAGTCGTGCCGCTCCATCGTCGAACTCGCACGCAGCGTCGACGTCGACATGCCGATCTGCGACGGCGTGCACGCCATCCTCTACGAAGGGTGGGGCCCGCAGGAGATGGTGCGCGCCCTCATGTCGCGTTCGCGCAAGAGCGAACGCGTCTGA
- a CDS encoding lysophospholipid acyltransferase family protein: MAKISLDAGERNAVVSVITKAVGPAVAPWLRETWRGAEHVPATGGAVIAANHLSYSDPFVIGRFLLYGAGRLPHFLGKAEVFAVPVLGPLLRRAGQIPVHRGTARAKDSFVEAVDAVAAGRLVCLLPEGTLTRDRAFWPMTGKSGAARIALTTGVPLVPVAMWGPERIIPPTSRARHVVPHLLTRRHDVTVVAGEPVDLDDLRGRDLDTEVLTEATRRLMAAILELLCEIRGERPGAPPLDNPRTVSRPTDARGSR, translated from the coding sequence ATGGCGAAGATCTCGCTCGATGCGGGAGAGCGCAACGCCGTCGTCTCCGTCATCACGAAAGCCGTCGGCCCGGCGGTGGCGCCGTGGCTGCGTGAGACGTGGCGAGGCGCCGAGCACGTTCCCGCCACCGGCGGCGCCGTCATCGCCGCGAACCACCTCAGCTACTCCGACCCGTTCGTCATCGGCCGCTTCCTCCTCTACGGCGCGGGTCGCCTGCCGCACTTCCTCGGCAAGGCCGAGGTCTTCGCCGTCCCCGTCCTCGGGCCGCTGCTGCGCCGCGCCGGGCAGATCCCCGTCCACCGCGGCACCGCACGGGCCAAGGACAGCTTCGTCGAAGCCGTCGACGCCGTCGCGGCCGGCCGCCTCGTCTGCCTGCTGCCGGAGGGCACACTGACGCGGGATCGCGCGTTCTGGCCGATGACGGGCAAGTCCGGCGCCGCGCGCATCGCGCTGACGACGGGCGTCCCGCTCGTCCCCGTCGCGATGTGGGGGCCCGAACGAATCATCCCGCCGACCAGTCGCGCCCGCCACGTCGTGCCGCACCTGCTGACGCGCCGTCATGACGTCACCGTCGTCGCGGGCGAGCCGGTCGACCTCGACGATCTGCGCGGGCGCGACCTCGACACCGAGGTGCTGACGGAGGCCACCAGGCGCCTCATGGCCGCCATCCTCGAGCTGCTGTGCGAGATCCGCGGCGAGCGACCCGGCGCGCCGCCGCTCGACAACCCGCGCACCGTCTCGCGCCCGACCGACGCGCGAGGCTCGCGATGA
- a CDS encoding cold-shock protein, with the protein MTHHTQASVHRFDEATFTGELITDAGRVLPFDADAFARSGLRTLRVGQRLNVDHGPGGIRRLWIEGIGTGQQIR; encoded by the coding sequence ATGACCCATCACACGCAGGCCAGCGTCCACCGCTTCGACGAGGCGACGTTCACGGGTGAGCTCATCACCGACGCCGGCCGGGTGCTGCCGTTCGACGCCGACGCCTTCGCGCGCAGCGGCCTGCGCACCCTGCGCGTGGGGCAGCGTCTCAATGTCGATCACGGGCCAGGCGGAATCCGCCGGTTGTGGATCGAGGGCATCGGGACGGGCCAGCAGATCCGCTGA
- a CDS encoding HU family DNA-binding protein, with the protein MNKADLVDRLEVRLGSKKAALEAVEAVVDVIIREVAAGNKVGITGFGTFERVDRAARTGRNPRTGEAVRIGATSVPKFTPGTNFKAVTADPSKLPRSGNAGGRARVER; encoded by the coding sequence ATGAACAAGGCAGACCTGGTCGATCGCCTCGAGGTGCGCCTCGGCAGCAAGAAGGCCGCACTGGAGGCCGTGGAGGCCGTCGTCGACGTGATCATCCGAGAGGTCGCTGCCGGCAACAAGGTAGGGATCACCGGATTCGGCACGTTCGAGCGCGTCGACCGCGCCGCCCGCACGGGCCGCAACCCGCGCACGGGCGAAGCGGTGCGCATCGGTGCGACCTCCGTGCCCAAGTTCACCCCTGGTACGAACTTCAAGGCCGTCACGGCCGACCCGTCGAAGCTGCCCCGCTCCGGCAACGCCGGTGGTCGCGCGCGCGTCGAGCGCTGA
- the leuD gene encoding 3-isopropylmalate dehydratase small subunit: MDKFTTHTGVGVPLRRSNVDTDQIIPAVYLKRVTRTGFEDGLFSAWRKDPSFVLNTEAYRDGSVLVAGPDFGTGSSREHAVWALMDYGFRVVISSRFADIFRGNSGKAGLLTAQVEQGDVELLWKYLDNEPGAQITVDLGSRTIHAGELVVPFAVDDYIRWRLMEGLDDISLTLRHEDDIEAFEDARPSWKPSTLVR, translated from the coding sequence ATGGACAAGTTCACCACCCACACCGGCGTCGGGGTGCCGCTGCGCCGCAGCAACGTCGACACCGACCAGATCATTCCAGCCGTCTACCTCAAGCGCGTCACCCGCACGGGCTTCGAGGACGGGCTGTTCTCCGCATGGCGCAAGGACCCGTCGTTCGTACTCAACACCGAGGCCTACCGCGACGGTTCGGTCCTGGTCGCAGGCCCCGACTTCGGGACGGGCTCCTCGCGCGAGCATGCCGTCTGGGCCCTCATGGACTACGGCTTCCGCGTCGTCATCAGCTCGCGCTTCGCCGACATCTTCCGCGGCAACTCGGGCAAGGCCGGCCTGCTCACCGCGCAGGTCGAGCAGGGCGACGTCGAACTGCTGTGGAAGTACCTCGACAACGAACCGGGCGCGCAGATCACGGTCGACCTGGGCTCGCGCACGATCCACGCGGGGGAGCTCGTCGTGCCGTTCGCTGTCGACGACTACATCCGCTGGCGCCTCATGGAGGGCCTCGACGACATCTCGCTGACGCTGCGTCACGAGGACGACATCGAAGCGTTCGAAGACGCTCGTCCGAGTTGGAAGCCGTCGACGCTCGTCCGATAG